A region from the Metopolophium dirhodum isolate CAU chromosome 9, ASM1992520v1, whole genome shotgun sequence genome encodes:
- the LOC132952679 gene encoding casein kinase I-like, with the protein MDTDDGVMKLDGGLRGKFVFNIKNVIGSGKFGTVIKGRNMYTFEEVAIKIEPIRSMHLLKEKQCYKMLNANINDHTIDGLLKIYYSGNIGVKYVAMAMELLGPSLNELLTLCGNKLSLKTVLMIAIQMISRIEYVHHCKLIHRDLKPENILIGRPKQTLPFKESEEDIIYLIDFGMAKAYIDRATKNHIPYNTEVGIFGTYQFMSANSNLSIEQSRRDDLESLGYVLLYLVNGTLPWMKYFEKDYVHVKKCGDLKKKITTKTLCADLPEEFGKYFDNVKKLEFFETPDYDELIDLFQTVYKREKFPDDNLFDWSTAL; encoded by the exons ATGGACACTGATGATGGTGTTATGAAACTCGACGGTGGTTTACGCGGTAAATTCGTGTTCAACATTAAGAATGTTATCGGAAGTGGTAAATTTGGAACCGTCATCAAAG GAAGGAATATGTACACGTTTGAAGAGGTCGCCATCAAAATTGAACCCATTCGATCTATGCATTTGCTTAAAGAGAAACAATGCTATAAGATGCTCAATGCCAata TAAACGATCATACTATCGACGGCTTACTCAAAATCTATTATTCTGGAAATATAGGAGTGAAATATGTGGCCATGGCTATGGAGTTGTTGGGTCCGTCGTTGAACGAGCTTTTAACGCTTTGCGGGAACAAATTGTCATTAAAAACCGTCCTGATGATCGCTATTCAAATG ATATCCAGAATCGAATACGTCCACCACTGCAAACTGATTCACAGAGACCTAAAACCAGAAAACATATTAATCGGACGACCTAAGCAGACATTGCCGTTCAAAGAGTCGGAGGAGGACATAATATACTTGATCGACTTTGGAATGGCTAAAGCGTACATTGACAGGGCCACCAAAAATCACATACCATACAACACAGAAGTCGGCATATTTGGAACCTATCAATTTATGAGCGCTAACAGTAATTTAAGTATAG AACAAAGTCGCAGAGACGATTTGGAATCTCTTGGATACGTTTTACTGTACTTGGTCAACGGCACATTACCTTGGATGAAATACTTTGAGAAAGACTATGTTCATGTGAAAAAGTGTGgagatctgaaaaaaaaaatcacaactaaaACTCTTTGTGCTGATTTACCGG aagaGTTTggcaaatattttgacaacgTAAAAAAATTGGAGTTCTTCGAAACTCCCGACTACGATGAGTTGATAGATCTTTTTCAAACCGTTTACAAACGAGAAAAATTTCCTGATGACAATTTATTCGATTGGTCGACTGCACTAtag
- the LOC132952678 gene encoding isoaspartyl peptidase/L-asparaginase, whose translation MSEPVIVLHGGAGNIPDNRDQPKFDGILTAIRKAHETFTKTSSITDACQVAVEYMEDEPAFNAGRGSVLNLKGEIEMEALIMEGKDMKAGSVTGVRNIAHPIALARKVMENTPHVFLMGASANEFAQKMGFETVSDDYLITSDARTGLDNFLKSGSEPNTTEIGHGGVGTVGAIGMNGNSGHMVSCTSTGGITGKMAGRVGDTPVPGAGGYCDNTVGTVSTTGHGDSIMRYCLAQRIMQNLENGETPDIAAQKACDGMSARVGGSAGAIVISKTGEVGIGFSSPKMAWAFLKNGIIYYGIKKGQKFSVKL comes from the exons ATGTCTGAACCAGTGATAGTTCTGCACGGTGGAGCAGGAAATATACCGGACAACCGTGACCAACCTAAGTTTGATGGCATTTTAACCGCCATCAGAAAAGCTCATGAAACCTTTACAAAAACATCATCTATTACGGATGCATGTCAAGTCGCTGTTGAGTATATGGAAGATGAACCAGCATTCAATGCAGGCCGTGGATCGGTGTTAAATCTAAAGGGCGAAATTGAAATGGAAGCTCTTATTATGGAAGGAAAAGACATGAAGGCTG GTAGTGTTACTGGTGTAAGGAACATTGCACATCCAATAGCGCTGGCCAGAAAAGTTATGGAAAACACACCTCATGTATTTTTGATGGGTGCAAGTGCTAATGAGTTTGCTCAAAAAATGGGATTTGAAACTGTCAGTGACGATTATCTTATAACAAGCGATGCGAGAACAGGCTTGGACAATTTTTTGAAATCAGGCAGTGAACCCAATACTACAGAAATTggaca tgGAGGTGTGGGCACTGTTGGTGCTATTGGTATGAATGGAAACAGCGGGCATATGGTTTCGTGTACTTCGACAGGAGGAATAACCGGCAAAATGGCTGGTAGAGTTGGTGATACACCAGTTCCTGGTGCTGGTGGTTACTGTGATAATACCGTGGGCACTGTTTCAACCACTGGTCATGGTGATAGCATAATGCGCTATTGTTTGGCTCAAAGAATAATGCAAAATTTGGAAAATG gtgaaACTCCAGACATTGCAGCTCAGAAAGCATGTGACGGTATGTCAGCCCGTGTGGGTGGAAGTGCTGGGGCTATTGTTATTTCCAAAACTGGAGAGGTTGGCATTGGTTTTTCTTCTCCTAAAATGGCATGGGCGTTTTTGAAAAACGGAATCATTTACTATGGAATTAAAAAAGGTCAAAAGTTTTCGGTTaagctgtaa